ACGAATCCGGCTCGGCATTCATCAGGAGGCGGTGCTGGTATGCCTTTATCTCCTCCGGCGTGCGGCAGACTACGATGAATCCCCGGCAGCTGTTGGTGCGTACACGCTTGAAGCCTAAGTCGCTGAAGGCTCTGCCTACATTCACGGCACTCAGCTTCTGGCTGATTCCGTTGCTGATCATCTGAAGGGCTCGGGCCACGGATATGAACTCGCCTAACTCGCTATCGATTGGTCTGCGGAAATACAGGTCCACTAGCTCATGTTCGAGATGGGGTGTCTCAAACTGCTTGTTGTGTCGGTTCAACTCCTGGATTTCTTCTTTCGTAAACCAGTACTGGAAGCCGCTGGTGTAGAGGGAGAGAGCCTGGGCGTAGATGCCTTCGTAGTGGAAAGGATGGTCCCTGGGCGAGAGGATGCTCTCCACCTCGAAGGGTAGCCAGCGGCGGTTGCCTGTGGGGTCTGACAAGAACTGGGTGTTGTTGCCCGTTCCGCAGAACGACGCTATGTGCTTGCGGTGCTCATGATAATGGGCGTAGGCTGCTCGCTCGTCGATGCTCGGCATGGTGACGGCTGCCTTCAACTGGTTCAGTTCGGCTGGGCGCATGGTGTCTAGCTCCTCGCAGCAGACGAGGGCATACTGCGCCAGGGTCAGGATGTCGTCCTTCGACATGCGGTTGGCGTTGGTCTTGGTATAGAAATACTGCTTCAGTGGGGGTGGAAGAAGGTAGTTGAACCACGTGGTCTTGTACGCTCCCTGCTCTCCGATGAGTACGAGGATGACGTTGTTGACCACATCATCTGAGATCCAGCTCGCCACCATGCCGACGAGCCACTTCTTCAGGTAGAGGTGCCACAGCTTCTGCTCCTGCTCGCCGCCCTTTACTCGGACGGTTTGAGCTAGCTCACGGATATAATCTTTTGCTCCCACAGATTGTTTTTTATCTTGAACTCCCACAGATGGATGATTCTTTTCTCCCACAGATTGCACTGATTGACACAGATTTTGTTGTTGTAGGACAACAGGCTTGCAAGACCCTGGCTCGTCAGAGACATGATCTGTGCTTGTCTGTGTTATCTGTGGGAGACTATTCAAGTATTCTTTGAAGGGATTGAATACTGGGACATAGTCTGATTCTATGACACGATACATATCCTGGATGTTGACACGGGTAATGGTGGACATCTGGCTCCATAAGGAGTTGACGATGCGGTCGTTGACAGGCATGAATCTGTGTGTATCTGTGTTATCTGCGGGAATTTCATATTCTACACGGGATGTTATCTCGTTGAATCTGAGGGATATATGACCATCCAGGAAAGACTTGATTTCCTCGACTGTTGCCGTTTTGCTGTCGCCTCTGTTGTCGCCACTTCCTCCCTGCTTGCCGTGAGGAGAAGCGTTGGCGAAGCAGGAGTTGATGACTTGCTCCGTGTCGGAATAGTCCTTCCCGAACTTCTGCATCGCCCATCTGAGGGCGACCTTCTTTGAAAAACGGCGTTCGGCAAGCTTGTAGCCGACCCGCATCACATAATCGTTATGGCTGCCGCTGCGGAATTCGATTTTTGCCTTCGCCAGCTGGGGCGCAATGAGGGTGTCGAAGTAGGTCTGGATGCGCTGCATCTGCTTGTCTTCCTTGCTCTGCTTCACATAGGCTGTTGCTGCGGTGGAGATTTCTTCTGCCGTGAAGGGAATGACTTCGGATTGGGGGCGTAAAAAGACTTCTAGGTCGTGGGCAAGACCGCTCAGTCGGGTGATGTTCTTGCACTGCATATCTGCCTTGGCTCCCAGAAGTTTCTCGTAATAGGCATTGCCGGCATAGAAGGCCTGCTGATAGTATGCCTCGAACTTCTTCACTTCTTCCTCGTCCTTGGGAACTCCCGAAAACTCCGGGGCTATCTCATAGGTGAAGATGACACGGAGTCCGTTGCCGCTCATCGTGATGTAACAAAGGAGGGTGTGAGGATCGGCTATCGCCTTTCGCTTCAGGATGTTAAGTTCTTTGGCAACAAAGGCTTTCCATTCTCCGTCGCTGATGGATTCTTCACTCTTCACTCCTCGTTCTTCACTCCCTATGGCGTGGTCGAAGTCCACGAGCGACATCCCCGTGAGTTGTCTGATGTTGCTTCTGCCTTTTCCTCCCTCGAAGAGGCAAGGCACGGCAAATAACTGGCTTTCGTTCTTGAAAGTCTTGCTACCGGTCTGGCGATAAGACCGGGTGAAAACTGCCAACTTCTCATCGGTTCGAATGAGGTTGGCGACGCCTTCAAGAAGCCCCGGTAAGGGCAGCTTGCAGGTCATGTCATGGAAAATACTTACGTTCATAATCGTTAAGTGTTAGTTGGTTCATTTTTACGTGGCAAAGATATAATAATGACAGAAACAGCCGCCTTAACATGATAAGGCGGATTTTATATTTAATTACATTTTTTAATATTTTTAATCAAAAAGTTATGCCAAAATCAAATTTCAAGGCGGTTAACCGCCAGTTTGGAGCATTCCTTCGTGCAGAGTTGAAGCATCACTGCATCACGGTGGAGACTTTCAGAAAGCATTGTCATTTCGACCGCAGTGCTTTCTCAGATTTGAAAAGGGTGTAGGAACCAGTGCCTATCCCCTGGGTTACTATCAGCAAGTGTTACTTGCCTTCCGAGAGTTTGTTGACGAAGATGAATTCAAGGAAGTAAAGCGCAGATGGGGAGAGGCGTTGAGCGAGTTTGACGTGATCTAACTATTTTTTCGAGGAAAACCGCCCTACAGTGCTGTGGATGCCCCACCTGTCCCTCCCCTGGGGGAGGGTCCTTAACCCACTCCCAAGCCCTCGCCCTTTCCAAAAGGGCAAGGGATGTAACCGCCCTCCGGTGCTCGGAACCGCTTCGCTCTAAGGTTGGCGGGGCATCAAAGCCCTCGCCATGTTTTGCGGGATGGGACCGCATGGGGATAGCAGTTTACAGTTAATAGTTAATAGTTTACAGTTAATAGTTTATTGTTTACGGTTGATTTCGTGGTTATTTGCTGATAACTTGCAGATTTCTTGTTAATTTCTTGGTGGTTTCGAGAAAAAAACGTAACTTTGGCGGCTGAATGTTGAACTAGAATAAATAGGAGGAAGAATATATGGATACAACAAAGTTAACAAGAGAAGAGGCTCTACGCCGTTGGAATGCTTCTAAGGAAAACAAACGTAAAATGGTGGAGAAACTGGAGAACTTGGTTCGCAAAAGCTGTCTGGAACGTACTGGTAAAGAACCTATAGGGGTAGAAGTATGGTAGTAGAAAAAATGTCTCTGGCTGTGATTAATGCCAATTCGCCCTATGAGGTAAAAGTGGCTCTAGCTGATGATACATTGTGTTTCATCACAGATTATGATGCTGAAATTTTCGTAACTTTTGAAAGGGATGATATACTTCATAATGGGTTAGTTTATCAATTTGGTATCTCTAATCCGAAGGGAGTGAAGTCTCCTCGTGATCCTAAGGTGCGAGAGACTATTCTTGCCATAGTGGAGGAATTCTTTGCAAAGAACAATGCGGCATTTCTTTATATCTGTGATACAAGTGGTGGCATGCAGAAGATGCGTAATCGCTTATTCAAATACTGGTTTGGCATCTACGGGGAAAGAAAGGAGTATGTTTTCCTGCCGCAAACGATTACAGACGAGGAGGGTAATGATAACTATGCAGCACTAATCATTCGTAAGGATAATCCTCAATTCGCTGATTTGGTAAGCGAGTTCATGGCTACCGTGAATTTACTAAATACTAAGCCGGAAGATTTTGATGAATAGATTTATATAATAGTGCCAATTCTTCCCCAAAGTCTGTAGATTTTGCGAGTAATTTGCTGATAACTTGCAGATGTCTTGTGGTTTTCTTGGTGGCTTCGAGGAAAAAGTGTACTTTTGCGGTTAGATGTTAATAAAATGAATTATTATGGCACAGGTAGCAACAATGAATCAAGCTCAATTGCAAATCCTCGATATGCTGTCATTTATCAAGACTCCTGAGGCTTTGCGAGATTTGAATAAGGTAATCTCCGATTATTTTGTTCAGATGGCTGATGCTGAATTAGATAGGATGTGGAATGAAGGAACCCTGAATGAAGAACGTATCGAGAGTTTCCGGCATCTCCATGAACGTACTCCATACAAGTTAAAAAAGAAATGATTATGGAAGGAATGTATATTGTTTTAGGTGGTGTAGGAATCGTTGCATGCTGCCTTTATCTTTGGTCAGCTTTTACGAAAAGCGGTAAGAAGTGGATAGAGAGTTTATAACTGTATATTATAATTATAGCGTAAGCTTTTTCGAACCACCTAGTTCCTCCTTCCAAGGAGGATTCCACATCTCTCACCAAGCCTCTCTCTTGCCCGAAGAGAGAGGATGTAACCGCCCTCCGGTGCTCGGAACCGCTTCGCTCTAAGGTTGGCGGGGCATCAAAGCCCTCGCCATGTTTTGCGGGATGGGACCGCATGGGAATAGCAGTTTATAGTTTACAGTTAATAGTTTATAGTTTACGGTTGATTTCGTGGTAATTTGCTGATAACTTTCAGATTTCTTGTTAATTTCTTGGTGGTTTCGAGAAAAAAGCGTAACTTTGGCGGCAGAATTAAATGTTTAATAAGGAGAAGATTATGGCAATAGATATTAAAGTGATACCAACCCTTCGAGGAGATGAAGCTGTTCGCTTTGTGAAGAGAGCGGAAGAAGTTATGAATAATAATAATCGTGTGGACTTCTCTGCAAAAGTAGCTGAAGCTCGTGCCATTTTGAGAAAGGCAGGCTTTTGATTATGGGGTTCTTATTGGAAAAATGCAAACTTGTAAAGTTGGATGACAAGATATTGGAGATTTGTCATCCGTTAAGAATGAGTTCCTGTTTTTGTTTTCTACGGAACAGCAAGAAGCAGAGAATCTTGGCTATGACATAACAAAGACTTTGCACACTCGTTTGATGTACTATGATTTGAAGAAGTTGACTTCAAATGAGAATTAATGTATATCACCTTTACAGAGTAAGGTTTTAATACATTATGTATTAACCTATGCATCCGAATTCTTAAATGTCAGAATAATGGAAACAAAGGAATACTTTGGAAAGGTAATGCAGGACTACAACTAGAACCGAAAGGGGCGTAGTCTGCGTAAGTATTGCAAAGATGAAGCAGTAGATTATGACTGGCTCATCCAGTACAAGAAGTACTATCGTCTTTTATTCCAAGTACTATCGCAAGGTTAAAATCTTGCACTATAATATAAATGGTTGGGTTCTTTGCTCGAAGTGGTTTACTGACGGTAAGTTTCTCAAGCCATTAAATTTTAGAAAATCAAAACTTTATTCAAAAATACTGGTACGGCTAACCCGCTGTTAAATAGTGGGGACGCTGTATTGGTGGTTTACACTAAAAGAATTTTGATTTCTAAAATCATCTAATCTTTTTCGAAAACCTACCCGTCCTTCCTTACCCTTAAGGAAGGCTCCACCTTTCTCACCAAGCCTCTCTTTCCTCAGAAACGAGAGGATGTAACCGCCCTCCGGTGCTCGGAACCGCTACGCTATAAGGTTGGCGGGGCATCAAAACCCTTGCCATGTTGTGCGGGTTGGGACCGCCAGGGAGTAAAAGCTTTGTGTAAGCAGATTCATTAATTAACATAATAGCATAATTATGTATACATTTTTAGATAATATGTTCAAGGTACTCAAAGTTGCAGGTAAGCGTCCAAAAACGGATTTGGTGATTTGAGAAAGATGATGTAACTTTGTCGCCAGTAATTTTAAACGTAAGTAAAATGTACAGCGACAAAGACTTTCAGACATTCTGGTTCCGCTACAAGACGGAAGGGGAGCCACATGGAATTTCAATTAATTCCTTTTGTATTAACCAAGGTGTTCCATACAAGCGTTTGTTTGTCATTGCTTTTGAAAGTTTTGATTGTGATTTTTCCTTCTTGATGTAATTGGGCAATTGCATCTTTAACACCTTGTGTCTTTAGCTCACCGATCTCGTCATCAATGATGCTCTTCTCGACCTGTGATTTGAAATTGGGGTCGAAATTTTTCTTCTTCCAATAGGTTGTATAGCGATTTTCTGATTTGGGAAGCATCCTATAGTCATGTTTAGTATTGAATGTTAAGTGTTGATTTTTGAAGACTAATTATTGAAGAAATAATTTCTTTAGAATGAAGAAAATAGAACTTTTTGATTACCAAGAGGATATGAAAGCACGGATAGAGAAGGCTTTGTGCCTTCACCGTTCCGTGATGGCACAGATGCCTACGGGAACAGGTAAGACCTATCTGCTTACAGCAGTCATAGACTCTTTCGTGAGAGCCAATCCTAAGGCGAAAGTATGGATTGTTGCCCATAGAAGGGAGCTGGTATCCCAGATTGATGAAACCGTAAGAAAGTTTCATTCTTATTCCTCAGCCACCTCTTCTCTGTTGTCATCCGTCAAGGCGATGTCCATCCAGTGGCTGATGAGACACTATGACGAGATAGAGGAAGAGCCTGGACTGATTGTGATTGACGAGGCGCACCATGCGCTTGCCAAGACCTATAAGGAGATGTGGGAGAGATTCCCGAAGGCTAAGTTCCTGGGACTGACGGCTACACCTTGCCGATTGAACGGTAAGGGTTTCACAGACCTGTTTGATGTGTTGGTGCAGTCGTGGGGTGTTCCTGAGTTTATCAGCAAGGGAAGATTGGCGACATACGATTTCGTGAGCATCAAGTCGGATGGTGTGACGCAACGGCTCATTGACTCCTTGCAGAAGCGAGGTGCAGATGGTGACTACCAGAACAAGGAAATGGATATGTTGCTGAATAAGAAGCCGAGCATCGAAAGACTTTACCGGAGCTTGGAGGAATATGGCAAAGACAGGAAGGGCATCGTGTATGCTATCAATATCAGTCATGCTCAGAAAATCACAAAACTGTATCAGGAACATGGCGTGAAAGCCATTGCCATAGACTCGAAGACTCCTGCTGCGGAAAGACAGCAAGACATTGAAGCCTTCAAGAAAGGTGACATCCAAGTGCTGGTGAATGTGGACATTTTCTCGGAGGGATTTGACTGTCCGGATGTGGAGTTTGTACAGTTGGCTCGACC
The Segatella copri DNA segment above includes these coding regions:
- a CDS encoding protein tyrosine phosphatase → MDTTKLTREEALRRWNASKENKRKMVEKLENLVRKSCLERTGKEPIGVEVW
- a CDS encoding DUF6169 family protein; this translates as MVVEKMSLAVINANSPYEVKVALADDTLCFITDYDAEIFVTFERDDILHNGLVYQFGISNPKGVKSPRDPKVRETILAIVEEFFAKNNAAFLYICDTSGGMQKMRNRLFKYWFGIYGERKEYVFLPQTITDEEGNDNYAALIIRKDNPQFADLVSEFMATVNLLNTKPEDFDE
- a CDS encoding dephospho-CoA kinase, with translation MAQVATMNQAQLQILDMLSFIKTPEALRDLNKVISDYFVQMADAELDRMWNEGTLNEERIESFRHLHERTPYKLKKK
- a CDS encoding XRE family transcriptional regulator, which codes for MPKSNFKAVNRQFGAFLRAELKHHCITVETFRKHCHFDRSAFSDLKRV
- a CDS encoding VapE domain-containing protein encodes the protein MNVSIFHDMTCKLPLPGLLEGVANLIRTDEKLAVFTRSYRQTGSKTFKNESQLFAVPCLFEGGKGRSNIRQLTGMSLVDFDHAIGSEERGVKSEESISDGEWKAFVAKELNILKRKAIADPHTLLCYITMSGNGLRVIFTYEIAPEFSGVPKDEEEVKKFEAYYQQAFYAGNAYYEKLLGAKADMQCKNITRLSGLAHDLEVFLRPQSEVIPFTAEEISTAATAYVKQSKEDKQMQRIQTYFDTLIAPQLAKAKIEFRSGSHNDYVMRVGYKLAERRFSKKVALRWAMQKFGKDYSDTEQVINSCFANASPHGKQGGSGDNRGDSKTATVEEIKSFLDGHISLRFNEITSRVEYEIPADNTDTHRFMPVNDRIVNSLWSQMSTITRVNIQDMYRVIESDYVPVFNPFKEYLNSLPQITQTSTDHVSDEPGSCKPVVLQQQNLCQSVQSVGEKNHPSVGVQDKKQSVGAKDYIRELAQTVRVKGGEQEQKLWHLYLKKWLVGMVASWISDDVVNNVILVLIGEQGAYKTTWFNYLLPPPLKQYFYTKTNANRMSKDDILTLAQYALVCCEELDTMRPAELNQLKAAVTMPSIDERAAYAHYHEHRKHIASFCGTGNNTQFLSDPTGNRRWLPFEVESILSPRDHPFHYEGIYAQALSLYTSGFQYWFTKEEIQELNRHNKQFETPHLEHELVDLYFRRPIDSELGEFISVARALQMISNGISQKLSAVNVGRAFSDLGFKRVRTNSCRGFIVVCRTPEEIKAYQHRLLMNAEPDSSPDAPF